In the Periophthalmus magnuspinnatus isolate fPerMag1 chromosome 4, fPerMag1.2.pri, whole genome shotgun sequence genome, one interval contains:
- the LOC117394129 gene encoding LOW QUALITY PROTEIN: uncharacterized protein LOC117394129 (The sequence of the model RefSeq protein was modified relative to this genomic sequence to represent the inferred CDS: deleted 1 base in 1 codon) → MDIQRRFELAAEDLDEVHEQMESGEIHEDAWGLLCPEQEVERLESREEFREMLQAVGSEQEQEDIPDLAKAVSLETANEITHSKSGNLGCVRGSFHQGDFRFEYAGVQCMVIALVALAKHSVCNVFSWDQRQLDLVLNLGDALYTDRRNRGLTHGRDLLIASDLPRESVIDGQQFSFSFSQPVNGAANVVEHEFIEAGSWVTLDGGLEQMLAQYDTCLMTLCGAACAVIKDNGRYAVVDSHSRSAEGLVDPDGKSVVMYFSHIDELMQKYKLNLQHKQNVKAASKHKYKVNPLHKQKVKAFSKQKYRSNEQFKNKTRAAFRNNQKHLKQKRENFTFVLDQFLKEDQDGPEYICCVCLKLLFRNQVLPCRKDDFMVKPKCADVANACISEAYLHACDSDCPAPCPLSDCRGSLWICYTCNTKLCKGQMPSECSVNNLQLDDIPPELACLNTVEQHIVALNINFMQVLALPKGGQRGIHGPVTCVPSRVSESVKLLPRSNMDGCLLPVKLKRKLTYKGHYEYQYVDTERVRRAIAFLKQNNRYYLDIDFNEGWVNEFVREEEEANVEDVTGTGMDVNVEETVMEKGANVNVDREKKAEQEHAEDLDDELLHDRQRHCMYQDTFFMPVDIAQEALDHYFEGILNLAPAEGNSPVSLLSDKENEAKCFPKEFPLGHNTFHCPRPVPLTMCRYFINRLLHVDGRFAQNFKFLFLALYMLEVQQVVSKVSIALRKGHSGQTNAAAGEGTLENLLQYDNGYRFMQPIRGTPPFWQSAQKDLFACIRQLGIPTWFCSFSSADLRWPSLLKTLLKQEGSTRSVEDLDWAERCDLLRRHPVTAARMFDSRWRRFLRKVILSPAQPIGKVIDYFYRVEFQQRGSPHVHCLFWIENAPKLGVNTDEEVVQFVDKYVTCELPSDPDLLEKVTSVQQHSKRHSKTCKKKNKVCRFNFPRPVSARTFIKQKDPDQEPLVTKEEAEFIMSVLKNAIVDENNLCLSAEELFASLGLSQFTFEQVYNVLDGHTHIVLKRDVAEAWINNYNEKLLTCWNANMDIQYVVDAWACVVYIISYISKAERDMGLLLTNAQKEASKGNVSAKEAFKKLGSVYLHNRDVSAQEAVYRVTNMHLKEFSRKVTFVPTGDNIVRMSKPIGEIDDEMGEDIWMTNTIDRYLSRPNDSTFNDMCIATFVSEYRLLGPSDKCKNPIILQNGLGAITKRTRTKPAVVRYARFSETKNTELFHQSILQLFMPYRVDTDLKPPPFETFEHFYKTGDVCLSDGSVQLVKSIVDSNRRRFELAAEDLDEVHEQMDCGEIHEDAWGLLCPEQEVERLESREEFREMLQAVGSEQEQEAIPDLAVRNEQVCHIEKRNVMSRQEGLLLVKTLNEQQLSIFYKIRQWCLDKVAGNNPEPLHIFITAGAGTGKSHLITTIQYEASRLFAPICHSPDNVSVLLTAPTGIAAYNLQAATIHTTFSIGTNVSLPYTPLGEEKINTLRVKYMDLQIVIIDETSMVDKKLFTYIHGRLRQIKQSGDFSPFGNVSVITVGDFYQLSPVMGQALYKENIGVNLFTDLFKIAELTIVVRQKDNTFAELLNRLKVRSRLTPLLDGDIDILKHCETGEDPDVLHIFTKNSFVSNYNLKILNRVCPEKVTISARDFGYDKKTGKLIEIQGHLHKSKQASLEESLILGVNARVMLCKNVDLSDGLVNGVCGIVTHIVQNPQTKQPPLAIYVKFDDDRVGAQRRRQTRTPAHLTGSTRIEPEEEQANKRGEKRRQFPLKLAWACTVHKVQGVTVDQAVVSLKQVFTAGQAYVALSRVRSLEGLVIQDFDEDAIYCNDGIRAALQNMPPFIVESMPWHLQEAHVLTFFYMNVHGLERHVSDLALCTQPWQPNCIAVVETWLTVNSTFQTSHIEGFNFHSRPRSLSYQQSNHPALTSLLDQRHGGVGIYCEENLNYEITVRDFSLECLVNYFAEYKIIVSVIYRPPSYPMSLFKYNLDRLLNWLESHCATVVVTGDFNDDILKSSNLCNFMIEKGYVQYVTSPTTERGTLIDHLYVKSTEYDIDSVVVPTYFSDHEGIVFSFKGRSS, encoded by the exons aaagcagtgagtcTAGAAACAGCCAATGAAATCACTCATTCCAAGAGCGGGaatcttggttg CGTGAGGGGTAGTTTTCATCAGGGTGATTTTAGGTTCGAGTATGCAGGTGTACAGTGTATGGTGATAGCTTTGGTAGCTTTAGCTAAGCACTCGGTGTGTAATGTGTTTTCATGGGATCAGAGGCAGTTAGATTTGGTTTTGAATCTTGGGGATGCACTGTACACAGACCGTCGGAATCGGGGCTTGACTCATGGGCGTGACTTGTTAATTGCTTCAGACCTGCCACGTGAGTCAGTTATAGATGGGCAGCAGTTTAGCTTTTCTTTCAGTCAGCCAGTTAATGGAGCTGCAAATGTTGTCGAACATGAGTTTATTGAAGCGGGCTCGTGGGTAACCTTAGATGGTGGTTTAGAACAGATGTTGGCACAGTACGACACATGTCTTATGACACTCTGTGGTGCTGCTTGTGCCGTTATTAAAGACAATGGGCGGTATGCTGTAGTCGATTCTCACTCGCGTAGTGCTGAAGGGTTGGTAGATCCTGATGGTAAAAGTGTGGTTATGTATTTTAGTCATATTGATGAGCT CATGCAGAAATATAAACTTAATCTGcaacataaacaaaatgttAAGGCAGCCAgtaaacacaagtataaagtaAATCCCCTTcataaacaaaaagtaaaagcatttagcAAGCAAAAATATCGTAGtaatgaacaatttaaaaacaaaactcggGCAGCATTCAGGAACAACCAAAAGCATTTGAAACAAAAACGGgaaaattttacttttgttttggatCAGTTTTTAAAGGAAGATCAAGATGGTCCAGAGTATATTTGCTGCGTGTGTTTAAAATTGTTATTTAGAAACCAGGTCTTACCTTGTAGAAAGGATGACTTTATGGTTAAACCAAAATGTGCGGATGTAGCTAATGCCTGTATCTCTGAGGCCTATTTACATGCGTGCGATAGTGATTGTCCAGCTCCGTGCCCGCTCTCCGATTGTAGAGGTAGTTTATGGATCTGCTACACTTGCAACACAAAACTGTGTAAAGGTCAAATGCCATCAGAATGTTCAGTGAATAATTTACAATTGGACGATATTCCACCTGAACTTGCTTGCTTGAACACTGTTGAACAGCACATAGTTGCCCTCAACATTAATTTTATGCAAGTTTTAGCTTTGCCAAAGGGGGGTCAGCGAGGGATCCATGGTCCTGTCACCTGTGTGCCTTCGAGGGTTAGTGAATCAGTGAAACTATTGCCGCGTAGTAACATGGACGGTTGTTTGTTGCCTGTAAAACTTAAGCGTAAACTTACGTATAAAGGACATTATGAGTATCAGTATGTAGATACAGAGCGCGTACGTAGGGCCATTGCatttctcaaacaaaacaaCCGGTATTATTTAGACATTGATTTTAATGAAGGGTGGGTAAATGAGTTTGTtagggaagaagaggaagctAATGTTGAAGATGTTACTGGTACGGGTATGGATGTTAATGTAGAAGAAACTGTTATGGAGAAGGGTGCAAATGTTAATGTTGACAGGGAAAAGAAGGCAGAACAAGAGCATGCGGAAGATTTAGATGATGAGCTTCTGCATGATCGGCAGCGTCATTGTATGTATCAAGATACCTTTTTCATGCCGGTCGATATTGCTCAGGAAGCTCTTGACCACTATTTTGAGGGCATTTTAAATTTGGCTCCAGCCGAGGGGAACAGTCCGGTTAGTTTGTTGTCAGATAAAGAGAATGAAGCTAAATGTTTTCCAAAGGAGTTTCCATTAGGTCATAATACCTTTCATTGTCCTCGGCCTGTTCCTTTGACCATGTGCAGATATTTCATTAACAGACTGCTGCATGTGGATGGTAGATTTGCTCAAAATTTTAAGTTTCTTTTCTTGGCTTTGTATATGTTAGAAGTGCAACAGGTCGTGTCAAAAGTTTCGATAGCGTTGCGAAAGGGACATTCTGGTCAGACTAATGCTGCTGCAGGCGAAGGAACTTTagaaaatttgttacagtatgaTAACGGTTATCGTTTTATGCAGCCAATTAGAGGTACGCCGCCCTTCTGGCAGTCTGCACAAAAAGATTTATTTGCATGCATTCGTCAGCTGGGTATTCCGACGTGGTTTTGTTCATTTAGCTCTGCAGATCTCCGCTGGCCAAGCCTCCTTAAAACGCTCTTAAAGCAGGAAGGTAGTACCCGGAGTGTTGAAGATTTAGATTGGGCAGAGAGGTGTGACCTTTTGCGTCGTCACCCTGTAACCGCGGCTCGCATGTTTGATTCCCGTTGGCGCCGTTTTTTACGTAAAGTTATTCTTTCCCCCGCTCAACCAATCGGAAAAGTCATAGACTATTTTTATCGTGTAGAATTCCAACAGCGCGGGTCTCCCCACGTCCATTGTTTATTTTGGATTGAAAATGCCCCAAAGCTTGGAGTAAATACGGATGAGGAGGTAGTTCAGTTTGTTGATAAATATGTTACATGTGAACTACCCTCTGATCCGGATTTACTGGAAAAAGTTACTTCAGTGCAGCAGCATTCTAAGCGtcactcaaaaacatgcaaaaaaaaa aacaaagtctgTCGTTTTAATTTTCCACGTCCAGTATCTGCACGCACGTTCATTAAACAAAAGGACCCTGATCAAGAGCCTCTTGTTACAAAAGAGGAAGCAGAGTTTATTATGAGCGTGCTGAAGAATGCTATCGTTGATGAAAATAACCTGTGTCTTAGTGCAGAGGAGTTGTTTGCGTCATTGGGTTTATCGCAGTTCACATTTGAACAAGTGTACAATGTTTTAGATGGGCACACACACATAGTTTTAAAGAGGGACGTGGCAGAAGCCTGGATAAATAACTACAACGAGAAATTATTAACCTGCTGGAACGCCAATATGGACATCCAGTACGTTGTAGATGCGTGGGCTTGTGTTGTTtatattatttcatatatttctaAAGCAGAAAGGGATATGGGTTTACTTTTAACTAATGCACAAAAAGAAGCTTCTAAAGGTAATGTTAGTGCAAAAGAGGCTTTTAAAAAATTAGGCAGCGTTTATCTTCATAATCGTGATGTCTCTGCACAGGAAGCTGTCTACCGCGTCACAAACATGCATTTAAAGGAAttttccagaaaagttacatttgtccCGACTGGTGATAATATAGTGCGTATGAGCAAACCAATTGGCGAAATAGATGATGAAATGGGGGAAGATATTTGGATGACAAACACTATAGATCGTTATTTAAGTAGACCAAATGACAGCACATTTAATGACATGTGCATCGCGACATTCGTATCCGAATATCGCTTGCTCGGGCCGTCggacaaatgtaaaaatccaaTTATTTTACAGAACGGATTAGGTGCGATAACTAAAAGAACACGGACCAAGCCCGCAGTTGTTAGATATGCGCGTTtttctgaaactaaaaacacagagTTATTTCATCAAAGTATTCTTCAGTTATTCATGCCGTATCGCGTCGACACTGATTTGAAGCCGCCtccatttgaaacatttgaacatttctatAAAACTGGggatgtgtgtttgagtgacgGGTCTGTGCAATTGGTTAAATCGATAGTTGATTCAAATAGGCGTCGATTCGAACTTGCAGCTGAGGACTTGGATGAGGTTCATGAGCAGATGGATTGTGGAGAAATTCATGAGGATGCATGGGGCTTGCTCTGCCCAGAACAGGAAGTGGAGAGGTTGGAGTCGAGGGAGGAGTTCAGAGAGATGTTGCAGGCTGTTGGTTCTGAGCAGGAGCAAGAGGCTATTCCAGACTTGGCTGTAAGAAACGAACAAGTTTGTCACATAGAAAAAAGAAATGTGATGAGTCGTCAAGAGGGTCTTTTACTTGTGAAAACTCTGAATGAGCAACAACTGTCCATTTTTTACAAAATACGGCAATGGTGCTTAGACAAAGTAGCTGGTAACAACCCAGAGCCATTGCATATTTTTATCACCGCTGGAGCAGGCACAGGGAAAAGTCACCTGATCACAACAATTCAATACGAGGCGTCGCGTCTATTTGCTCCTATTTGCCATAGTCCGGATAATGTTAGTGTTTTATTAACGGCTCCGACAGGGATAGCAGCATATAATTTACAGGCGGCTACTATCCACACAACATTTAGTATCGGTACTAATGTTTCCCTCCCCTACACACCGCTGGGGGAGGAAAAGATTAATACACTGCGCGTTAAATACATGGATTTACAAATTGTAATAATTGATGAGACATCCATGGTAGATAAAAAGTTATTTACTTATATTCATGGGAGGTTGCGTCAAATTAAACAGTCAGGTGACTTTTCTCCGTTTGGAAATGTGTCTGTCATCACTGTTGGGGATTTCTATCAATTATCACCGGTCATGGGTCAAGCTctgtacaaagaaaacataggcgttaatttatttacagatttattcAAAATTGCAGAGTTAACAATTGTAGTCAGACAAAAAGATAACACTTTTGCAGAGCTATTAAATCGGCTTAAAGTCCGCTCTAGGTTGACACCACTGCTTGATGGAGACATAGATATATTAAAACATTGTGAAACAGGCGAAGATCCCGACGtgttacacattttcaccaaaaacagctttgtatcaaattacaatttaaagatATTGAATAGAGTATGTCCAGAAAAGGTAACAATCAGTGCGCGTGATTTTGGCTATGACAAAAAGACCGGGAAGTTAATCGAGATACAAGGCCATCTCCATAAATCCAAACAAGCCAGTTTGGAGGAGTCATTAATCCTGGGTGTAAATGCGCGTGTAATGCTCTGTAAAAATGTAGATTTATCTGACGGTTTAGTAAATGGGGTATGTGGCATTGTAACACATATAGTTCAAAATCCACAGACAAAACAGCCTCCTCTAGCAATCTATGTTAAATTTGACGACGATCGAGTAggcgcacagaggaggaggcaaacACGTACCCCTGCTCACCTGACTGGTTCTACCCGCAtagaaccagaggaggagcaggcaaATAAACGGGGAGAAAAGCGGCGTCAGTTTCCTCTTAAACTTGCGTGGGCGTGTACAGTACATAAAGTACAGGGTGTTACTGTAGATCAAGCAGTGGTGTCCCTTAAACAAGTATTCACGGCGGGTCAGGCGTATGTGGCCCTTAGTCGCGTTAGGAGTTTAGAGGGTCTTGTCATTCAGGACTTTGATGAAGATGCCATTTATTGTAATGATGGCATTAGAGCGGCGCTTCAGAACATGCCTCCCTTCATAGTCGAGAGTATGCCCTGGCACCTACAAGAGGCACATGTCCTGACATTCTTTTATATGAATGTTCATGGTTTAGAGCGGCATGTGTCCGATTTGGCTTTATGCACACAGCCCTGGCAGCCTAACTGTATCGCTGTGGTAGAGACATGGTTAACTGTAAATTCAACATTTCAAACTAGTCACATTGAAGGTTTTAACTTCCACAGTCGTCCCCGTAGTTTATCTTATCAGCAAAGTAACCATCCAGCACTGACTAGTCTACTGGATCAACGGCACGGTGGCGTTGGTATTTACTGTGAAGAAAACCTTAACTATGAAATCACAGTACGAGATtttagtttagaatgtttagtgAATTATTTTGCAGAGTATAAAATTATAGTTTCTGTCATTTACCGTCCACCGTCATACCCCATGTCTCTATTTAAGTATAATTTGGACAGATTATTGAATTGGCTTGAATCACATTGTGCCACTGTGGTAGTGACAGGAGATTTTAATGATGACATATTGAAATCTTCAAATCTCTGCAATTTTATGATAGAAAAAGGTTATGTTCAATATGTCACGTCTCCCACAACAGAGAGGGGGACATTAATTGATCATTTATATGTTAAATCTACAGAGTATGACATAGATTCTGTAGTGGTGCCAACGTACTTCAGCGACCATGAGGggatagtattttcttttaagggTAGATCTTCGTAG